A genome region from Jeongeupia sp. HS-3 includes the following:
- a CDS encoding sugar diacid recognition domain-containing protein: MSRLDPALAQEIVARTMRIIDCNVNVMDERGTIVASGHPERIGQLHEGALLALAQARTVEIDTATADRLKGVRPGVNLPLSSEGRVVGVVGLTGEPASVRQFGELVRVTAEMTLEQARLTRLLARDTRLREELVLELVRTDAPDANLTDWARQLGVDLAAPRVAAVIEIDSGELGVDAAFNELQRLQTLLTSPERDNLIATVSLSEVVVLKPVVERAGRWDFESHRDRVWQLLARMRAESPLGVRIALGNYFAGAGGIARSYRTAVTTLRLGRQRDPDEHAWFYQDLALPVLLEGLHQSWQADELARPLTRLAQADQRGQLRDTLLAWFGNDMHPGRTAQALDIHRNTLDYRLARIADASGLVLERTDDRLLLYIALQLDLTRPA, encoded by the coding sequence ATGAGCCGACTTGACCCGGCGCTGGCGCAGGAGATCGTTGCGCGCACGATGCGCATCATCGATTGCAACGTCAACGTCATGGACGAACGCGGCACCATCGTCGCCAGCGGCCATCCCGAGCGGATCGGCCAGCTGCACGAAGGCGCACTGCTGGCGCTGGCACAGGCGCGCACCGTCGAAATCGATACCGCCACCGCCGATCGCCTCAAGGGCGTTCGCCCCGGCGTGAACCTGCCGCTTTCGAGCGAAGGCCGCGTGGTCGGCGTGGTCGGGCTGACCGGCGAGCCGGCGTCGGTGCGCCAGTTCGGCGAGCTGGTGCGGGTGACCGCCGAAATGACGCTCGAACAGGCGCGGCTGACCCGGCTGCTGGCGCGCGACACCCGGCTGCGCGAGGAGCTGGTGCTCGAGCTGGTCCGCACCGATGCGCCCGATGCCAACCTGACCGACTGGGCGCGCCAGCTCGGCGTCGATCTGGCCGCGCCGCGCGTCGCCGCGGTGATCGAAATCGACAGCGGCGAGCTTGGCGTCGATGCCGCGTTCAACGAACTGCAGCGGCTGCAGACCCTGCTGACCAGCCCTGAGCGCGACAACCTGATCGCCACGGTGTCGCTGTCCGAAGTCGTCGTGCTGAAACCGGTGGTCGAGCGCGCCGGTCGCTGGGACTTCGAATCGCACCGCGACCGCGTCTGGCAACTGCTGGCGCGGATGCGCGCCGAGAGCCCGCTCGGCGTGCGCATCGCCCTCGGCAACTACTTCGCCGGCGCCGGCGGCATCGCCCGCTCCTACCGCACCGCGGTCACGACCTTGCGGCTCGGCCGCCAGCGCGATCCGGACGAACACGCCTGGTTCTATCAGGATCTGGCGCTGCCGGTGCTGCTCGAAGGCCTGCACCAGAGCTGGCAGGCCGACGAACTGGCGAGGCCGCTGACCCGGCTGGCGCAGGCGGACCAGCGCGGCCAGCTGCGCGACACGCTGCTGGCGTGGTTCGGCAACGATATGCATCCGGGGCGCACCGCGCAGGCGCTCGACATCCACCGCAACACACTCGATTACCGGCTGGCGCGCATCGCCGACGCCAGCGGTCTGGTGCTCGAACGTACCGATGACCGCTTGCTGCTGTATATCGCGCTGCAACTGGATCTGACCCGCCCCGCTTAG
- a CDS encoding CNP1-like family protein has protein sequence MKRLALIAAFLGLSVSVHADEYNNPQTSGDNTGLNIMDMLKDKELPAPEEKPFDRPELSSLKQWAPFTVNYESRANKFYIAVDSITVSPDDNLVRYAVAVVPKGGVWNVTYEAMDCSTAQYRVYAYGNSEGQWQDLSRKWKKIVKASYNAYAGELIDSFCRFDDTLKQNDIRSGFGKERVAPGQKAGANPGGGMGS, from the coding sequence ATGAAACGTCTTGCCCTGATCGCCGCCTTCCTTGGCCTGTCCGTTAGCGTCCACGCCGACGAGTACAACAACCCGCAAACCTCAGGCGACAATACCGGCCTGAACATCATGGACATGCTCAAGGACAAGGAGCTGCCCGCGCCGGAAGAGAAACCTTTCGATCGCCCCGAGCTGTCGTCGCTGAAGCAGTGGGCACCATTCACGGTCAATTACGAATCGCGCGCCAATAAATTCTATATCGCCGTCGACTCGATCACCGTCAGCCCGGACGACAATCTGGTGCGCTACGCCGTCGCCGTCGTCCCCAAGGGCGGCGTATGGAATGTCACCTACGAAGCGATGGACTGCAGCACCGCGCAGTACCGCGTCTATGCCTACGGCAATTCGGAAGGGCAGTGGCAGGATCTGAGCCGCAAGTGGAAAAAAATCGTCAAGGCCAGCTACAACGCCTACGCCGGCGAGCTGATCGACAGCTTCTGCCGCTTTGACGACACGCTGAAGCAAAACGACATCCGCAGCGGCTTCGGCAAGGAGCGCGTCGCACCGGGGCAAAAGGCCGGTGCCAATCCGGGCGGCGGCATGGGCAGCTGA
- a CDS encoding cation diffusion facilitator family transporter, translating to MAHSHHDHDHGQQGHDDGHHHGVGASQKRLLFALVITAGFALVELGGGLWAGSLALISDAGHMFTDSAALLLAVIANVIGRRPADAQQSYGYARAELIGALVNSLAMLALIAWIAVEAVSRLLAPQPVNGGGVMLIAVIGLLVNLVSAWLLSGDSHNLNSRAALIHVLGDLLGSVAAIVAGAVIYFTGWLPIDPILSIAVSLLILRSTWRLLRQSTHELMDGVPSHLNLAEIGQAIAAEPDVIEVHDLHVWPLGGGRVAMSAHLVIDHSEHWPVLLLRLSNLLNARFGIAHSTLQPSWFIHPQGRVIPIRPALPPH from the coding sequence ATGGCCCACTCACATCACGACCACGATCATGGCCAGCAGGGGCATGACGACGGTCATCATCACGGCGTCGGCGCATCGCAAAAACGGCTGCTGTTCGCGCTGGTCATCACCGCCGGCTTTGCACTGGTCGAACTCGGCGGCGGGCTCTGGGCCGGCTCGCTGGCGCTGATTTCCGACGCCGGCCATATGTTCACCGACAGCGCCGCGCTCTTGCTGGCGGTGATCGCCAACGTGATCGGCCGCCGCCCGGCCGATGCGCAGCAATCGTACGGCTACGCCCGTGCCGAGCTGATCGGCGCGCTGGTCAACAGCCTGGCGATGCTGGCGCTGATCGCCTGGATCGCCGTCGAAGCGGTCAGCCGGCTGCTCGCGCCGCAGCCGGTCAACGGTGGCGGGGTGATGCTGATCGCGGTGATCGGCCTTCTGGTGAATCTGGTTTCGGCCTGGCTGCTCTCGGGCGATAGCCACAACCTCAACAGCCGCGCCGCGCTGATTCACGTGCTTGGCGATCTGCTCGGCTCGGTCGCCGCCATCGTCGCCGGCGCGGTGATTTATTTCACCGGCTGGCTGCCGATCGATCCGATTTTGTCGATCGCCGTCTCGCTCTTGATCCTGCGCTCGACCTGGCGGCTGCTGCGGCAATCAACGCACGAACTGATGGATGGCGTACCCAGCCATCTGAATCTGGCCGAGATCGGCCAGGCCATCGCCGCCGAGCCCGACGTGATCGAAGTCCACGACCTGCACGTCTGGCCGCTGGGTGGCGGTCGGGTGGCGATGTCGGCACATCTGGTGATCGACCACAGCGAACACTGGCCCGTCCTGCTGCTGCGCCTGAGCAATCTGCTGAATGCGCGCTTCGGCATCGCCCATTCCACCCTGCAGCCAAGCTGGTTCATCCATCCGCAAGGCCGAGTAATTCCGATCCGCCCGGCCCTGCCTCCGCACTAG